A portion of the Podospora pseudoanserina strain CBS 124.78 chromosome 2, whole genome shotgun sequence genome contains these proteins:
- a CDS encoding hypothetical protein (EggNog:ENOG503NZWY; COG:Q), with protein sequence MLFTLWAALSAAVAYAVFSYFAAWRRNVLIARKTGLKYFMVRLWWQLGIKIWSPMIKILPKWIWEYRLLVMTPDWAYSTGQKVFEYLGTDTFLTVSPYDILMYTQDAEVIHRITQRREAFPKDIDKYSLLSMFGHNVLTTEAQTWRLHRKVTSASFNEKNAAHTFSEAIYQTRGMLDELFGAGGETKGTTKTITTLEHDTMTWALNVIGYVGFGLRLLWPNQKMPEDTDPKLVKYGSLDPPDGHSITFAKSVERTLDKIITILVFPDFLLKHLPFKFASYTYEAKANYLQYMDEFLRDKAKEAQAGESTKEGMDIMGQLVQSKYGLSPSEKAKQAGLDDAEIVGNAFIMIVAGHETTANTLHFAIAELAINPATQRRLQKDVDSLFGDSDPSTWDYEKNINAMTASHIGACINETLRLMPPVTLIPKVVSASSDQTITAQGKTHVLPSGLSCNLMAVSVQRNPRFWPTKSSEKTGAPTDLDDFLPDRWYQTQNTGTDDEKDEEGDGVDYGGFQGSDTSASFYRPVRGSYIPFSDGPRSCLGRRIAMVEMNAVLAVIFQKYSVELAVDEWASDGEVENMDAAARRELYKKAQAKAQKTLNEATSVLTLKLHGGKHVPVRIVKRGKERFVNDVELS encoded by the exons ATGCTGTTTACATTATGGGCAGCGCTTAGCGCGGCAGTGGCGTATGCTGTGTTCTCTTATTTTGCGGCATGGCGGCGAAATGTGCTCATTGCTCGAAAGACGGGACTTAAATACTTCATGGTTC GACTATGGTGGCAGCTTGGAATCAAGATTTGGTCACCTATGATCAAGATCCTCCCAAAATGGATATGGGAGTACCGATTACT GGTTATGACTCCTGACTGGGCCTATTCAACTGGTCAGAAAGTCTTCGAGTACCTTGGGACTGACACATTCCTGACTGTTTCTCCTTATGACATCTTGATGTATACTCAAGATGCCGAGGTCATTCATAGAATCACGCAACGTCGTGAGGCCTTTCCCAAGGACATTGACAAATACAGTCTTCTCAGCATGTTTGGTCACAATGTTCTCACCACCGAAGCTCAGACCTGGAGGCTACACCGGAAGGTTACGAGTGCCAGTTTCAACGAGAAGAATGCTGCTCACACCTTTTCCGAGGCCATCTACCAGACCCGTGGTATGTTGGACGAGCTTTTTGGTGCGGGCGGAGAGACCAAGGGCACGACCAAGACCATCACAACACTCGAGCATGACACCATGACTTGGGCGCTGAATGTCATCGGCTATGTTGGCTTTGGCCTTCGTTTATTGTGGCCAAATCAGAAAATGCCTGAAGACACCGACCCTAAGCTGGTCAAGTATGGCAGTCTGGATCCTCCAGACGGACATTCCATCACCTTTGCCAAATCAGTTGAGCGGACCTTGGACAAGATTATCACCATTCTTGTTTTTCCCGACTTTCTTCTTA AACATCTACCCTTCAAATTTGCGAGCTACACTTacgaggccaaggccaactATCTCCAGTACATGGATGAATTCTTGCGCGacaaggcgaaggaggctCAGGCTGGCGAATCCACCAAGGAGGGAATGGACATCATGGGACAGCTCGTTCAATCGAAATACGGCCTCTCCCCGTCTGAAAAAGCTAAACAAGCCGGTCTTGACGACGCTGAAATCGTCGGCAATGCTTTCATTATGATCGTAGCCGGCCATGAAACAACCGCCAACACACTTCACTTCGCCATCGCCGAGCTCGCAATCAACCCTGCCACGCAACGCCGTCTGCAAAAGGATGTCGATTCTTTGTTTGGAGACTCCGACCCATCGACCTGGGACTATGAAAAGAACATCAATGCCATGACGGCCAGCCACATTGGTGCCTGCATCAACGAGACGCTCCGTTTGATGCCACCGGTCACGCTTATTCCCAAAGTTGTCTCGGCCAGCTCGGATCAGACTATCACAGCTCAGGGGAAGACTCATGTCTTACCTTCAGGACTTTCGTGTAACCTGATGGCCGTCAGCGTACAGCGCAACCCGCGATTTTGGCCCACCAAATCATCAGAGAAGACTGGCGCCCCTACGGATCTTGACGATTTTCTGCCCGACAGGTGGTACCAAACTCAGAACACAGGAACCGACGATgagaaggacgaggaagGCGATGGGGTGGATTATGGCGGCTTTCAGGGGAGTGACACCAGCGCCTCGTTCTATCGGCCGGTCAGGGGTAGCTACATTCCCTTCAGTGATGGACCTCGGTCATGCTTGGGACGCCGAATCGCCATGGTGGAGATGAATGCTGTGCTGGCGGTGATTTTTCAAAAGTATAGTGTGGAGCTCGCGGTGGACGAGTGGGCGAGCgacggggaggtggagaatATGGACGCAGCAGCCAGAAGAGAGCTCTACAAGAAGGCCCAGGCAAAAGCGCAAAAGACACTGAATGAGGCAACGTCGGTCCTGACGCTCAAGTTACACGGGGGCAAACATGTGCCTGTGAGGATAGtgaagagagggaaagagCGGTTTGTCAATGATGTTGAGCTGTCATAG
- a CDS encoding hypothetical protein (EggNog:ENOG503P346): MDVTSLLNVSYGVGGRLQGGIQGGIPVGLQGGFEGALHGTQQGKTHRRDSMDSSTPSATGETTATSTAVPNTPSPPGSRATSQRSGSDSPNESVAVTNHRNRTPWDAGGYSLPLSLSIDPKSIPTSGECPRPACQSPPASPSSPGHKFSLSRSSLSSFTSATTTASDFSRTSSLFSRHPNKSDSWSSAQYQFHQPPDLRASPSHRNLDMATEQVDLTNIDEDEDVQTSPRVKLENHSDNYRSAAIGFSGNNNNTIRGHNQVLPLRAQSPSDVIIPRRGQSNSNVSLNSAHDLLSYENNEDTVIPHRRVASEPNLPVGPPGTVGRFWIGPDLYNYLVPDVCQDHTECVRMLDIDKPPECSVMTPCTLPDAKINMRKSMSHIFGRNKSCTRAVPDHVWLMVCRKHYQRARYRSDMNYQSTLLQRIIIQVVRIQVWSNDNERSGKDGILKDWTVAVRRREAKRIDDADKGKRKGSKKRTRADAEAEEDEMDDADEPDLDAAIHQASSVPVPDWYQGLCRGGYSTLEVLDILRRIDNDMDAGLLSAVPDIELLPNIEGAHTAKKTKAKTSSAHRRTQSSGAALRTSAPRAAAAPRRASQPSTLSSEHDFSRPPRSEFTFERIPNPTYPPVPRDTDVTARTYDSPRTLEPTLSQSTTQYDSRTGTSNQASLPTYNTQRYDAQTNRTVPQYGSASNYDRNGIYELDFGRRSGHQRSVSDASFNQWATPTFSQGYSTPAYPVATSNYPAAAGYPSNSFSGYQPAPAPMNNFTSSGSDFRASNNGYRANDYSSYSYNQRNQHSNPGSAFHGSNIKHVRNHSSPVYGTTGYTSSGVNQTVPDSAPAPAPTYGYEPRWSGYQTPTIPAMSGVNVLPDPRRASTNVLGSPFGSSQLAPAPARRASMVPSQHGSQDGGAYAAPGSAPGSAGSHQ; encoded by the exons ATGGACGTCACATCGCTATTGAACGTATCGTATGGGGTAGGAGGAAGACTACAAGGAGGAATCCAGGGAGGTATTCCAGTTGGGCTACAAGGAGGGTTTGAAGGAGCGCTTCACGGAACACAGCAAGGAAAAACGCACCGGAGGGACTCTATGGACAGTTCAACCCCTTCTGCCACGGGTGAGACCACGGCAACCTCTACGGCAGTTCCCAACACTCCGTCACCACCCGGCAGCAGAGCAACTTCGCAAAGAAGTGGGTCCGACTCTCCCAACGAGAGCGTGGCCGTTACCAATCACAGGAATCGCACGCCGTGGGACGCTGGAGGCTATTCATTACCATTGTCCTTGAGTATTGATCCCAAGTCTATTCCAACTAGTGGTGAATGCCCAAGGCCCGCCTGTCAGTCACCACCTGccagccccagctccccagGCCATAAATTCTCTCTGTCGAGGAgttccctttcttccttcaCCTCTGCCACAACCACAGCTTCGGACTTTTCCCGTACTTCATCACTTTTCTCCAGGCATCCGAACAAATCAGATTCTTGGTCATCGGCCCAGTATCAATTTCATCAACCACCTGATCTTCGAGCAAGTCCCAGTCATCGGAACCTGGACATGGCGACCGAACAGGTTGACCTCACCAATAttgacgaggacgaagatgTTCAGACTTCGCCTCGTGTCAAGCTCGAGAACCACAGCGACAATTACCGCTCCGCTGCTATCGGTTTCAGTggcaacaataacaacacaATCCGCGGTCACAATCAGGTATTGCCCCTTCGAGCTCAGTCACCCAGCGACGTTATCATCCCCCGTCGCGGGCAGTCAAACTCAAACGTGAGCTTGAATAG TGCTCACGATCTTCTTTCCTACGAAAACAATGAAGACACAGTCATTCCCCACCGGCGAGTGGCATCCGAACCCAATCTGCCCGTCGGGCCTCCTGGCACCGTCGGCCGGTTCTGGATCGGACCAGATCTATACAACTACCTCGTCCCTGACGTTTGCCAGGATCATACCGAGTGTGTTCGGATGCTTGACATTGACAAGCCTCCTGAATGCTCCGTCATGACGCCCTGCACACTCCCTGACGCCAAGATTAACATGCGCAAGTCCATGTCCCATATTTTTGGCAGAAATAAATCATGCACCCGTGCCGTTCCTGACCATGTCTGGCTGATGGTGTGCCGCAAGCACTATCAACGAGCGAGATATCGATCTGACATGAACTACCAATCAACCTTACTTCAAAGGATTATCATCCAGGTTGTGCGTATTCAGGTCTGGAGTAACGACAATGAGAGGAGCGGCAAGGATGGCATCTTGAAGGATTGGACGGTTGCTGTCAGGCGCCGCGAGGCGAAACGGATCGATGACGCCGACAaggggaaaagaaaggggTCCAAGAAGCGCACCCGGGCCGAtgccgaggcggaggaagatgagatggatgaCGCCGATGAGCCTGATCTTGATGCGGCTATCCACCAGGCATCCTCGGTGCCTGTCCCTGATTGGTATCAGGGCTTGTGTCGTGGTGGCTACAGCACGCTTGAAGTCCTTGACATTCTCCGACGCATTGACAATGACATGGACGCCGGCCTTCTTTCTGCTGTCCCGGATATTGAGCTTCTCCCAAACATTGAAGGCGCTCACACAGCGAAGAAGACAAAGGCCAAGACAAGCTCGGCTCACAGACGCACACAGTCCAGTGGTGCCGCGTTAAGGACCTCTGCTCCCCGAGCTGCGGCAGCTCCTCGTAGAGCTAGCCAACCCAGCACCCTTTCGTCCGAGCACGACTTTTCCAGGCCACCTCGGTCTGAATTCACATTCGAACGAATTCCCAACCCTACTTATCCCCCAGTACCCAGGGACACAGATGTGACGGCACGCACTTACGATAGCCCGCGCACCCTGGAACCGACGTTGTCTCAAAGCACCACTCAGTATGACTCTCGCACCGGCACTTCCAACCAAGCATCTCTGCCGACATACAATACGCAGCGATATGATGCTCAGACCAACCGGACAGTTCCTCAATACGGCAGTGCTTCCAATTACGATCGAAACGGCATCTATGAATTGGACTTTGGCCGCCGCTCTGGGCACCAGCGATCTGTTTCAGATGCTAGCTTCAACCAGTGGGCCACTCCAACCTTCTCCCAGGGGTATTCAACTCCTGCTTACCCAGTCGCAACATCCAACTACCCTGCTGCGGCTGGTTATCCTAGCAACAGCTTCTCGGGCTACCAACCCGCTCCTGCTCCGATGAATAACTTTACATCCAGCGGGTCTGACTTTCGCGCTTCCAACAATGGGTACCGTGCAAATGATTACAGCAGCTATAGCTACAATCAACGAAACCAGCACTCCAACCCCGGCTCGGCCTTCCACGGTTCCAACATTAAGCATGTTCGCAACCACAGCAGTCCGGTGTATGGCACCACGGGGTACACATCCTCGGGCGTGAACCAAACGGTCCCAGATTCGGCCCCGGCTCCGGCCCCGACGTATGGCTATGAGCCTCGCTGGTCGGGTTACCAAACGCCCACTATCCCAGCCATGTCTGGTGTAAACGTGCTGCCCGATCCCCGCCGTGCGTCCACGAACGTTTTGGGCAGTCCGTTTGGCTCATCCCAGCTGGCTCCGGCTCCTGCTCGCCGTGCGAGCATGGTTCCATCACAGCATGGCAGTCAAGATGGAGGGGCTTATGCTGCCCCTGGATCCGCCCCTGGATCCGCTGGTTCACACCAGTGA